Proteins encoded together in one Dermacentor variabilis isolate Ectoservices chromosome 2, ASM5094787v1, whole genome shotgun sequence window:
- the LOC142573185 gene encoding uncharacterized protein LOC142573185 — protein sequence MAWAICPSTLACIFRSTGGGRLHGFHGRVLELTGTVRLHGVTDLPYQEQADVPTYAMEVVVQDEAAGVSTPAEDPPRGAAPAERVAAAPVLQHPVRPPRRQRPRRVDTLTTMSSQCARSLEQGDEVLQVLRRIEASTTRLAVAAERTAAAQEGILEQVRAIAQDIAEHLQQARN from the exons ATGGCCTGGGCGATTTGTCCTTCGACATTGGCGTGTATTTTCAGAAGCACAGGAGGGGGGCGGCTACATGGCTTTCATGGCCGAGTCCTGGAGCTCACCGGGACGGTCCGCCTCCACGGCGTGACCGACCTCCCCTaccaagag CAGGCTGACGTCCCCACCTACGCGATGGAAGTCGTCGTCCAAGACGAGGCTGCGGGCGTGAGCACAC CGGCAGAGGATCCACCGCGCGGCGCGGCGCCTGCCGAAAGGGTGGCCGCTGCACCTG tgttgcagcaccctgttcggccaccacgtcgacagcgaccgcgacgggtggataccttgacgacgatgtcgtcgcaGTGCGCCCGCAGCCTGGAACAGGGCGATGAGGTGCTGCAG GTGCTGCGCAGAATCGAGGCCTCCACAACCCGCCTCGCTGTCGCGGCAGAGCGGACGGCAGCAGCCCAGGAGGGGATCCTGGAGCAGGTGCGCGCCATAGCGCAGGACATAGCTGAGCACCTGCAGCAAGCAAGAAATTAA